A window from Apium graveolens cultivar Ventura unplaced genomic scaffold, ASM990537v1 ctg3337, whole genome shotgun sequence encodes these proteins:
- the LOC141701101 gene encoding putative protein phosphatase 2C 5 — protein sequence MSQTEVKTRPPLVPLGTLLGRELRNDGVEKPGIKYGQAAMAKKGEDYFLIELNCERILENASMPFSVFAIFDGHNGISAAIYTKENLLNNILSAIPQGTSREEWLQALPQALVAGFVKTDIEFQQKGETSGTTVTFVVIDGLTVTVASVGDSRCILDAKGGVVVLTVDHRLEENVEERERVTASGGEVGRLNVFGGNEVGPLRCWPGGLCLSRSIGDTDVGEFIVPVPHVKQVKLPNVGGRLIIASDGIWDALSSDRAAQACRGLPAELSAKLVVKEALRSRGLKDDTTCLVVDILSYDHPVLPPVVRKKQSPITSFILGKKSQSATKKGANNLLAVGVVEELFEEGSAMLAERLNKDSCLDPNSGLARCAICQVDQPLIDYQSDNSEPILSSAAKPLEGPILCPICLKKKEAMEGKQSTRQTRTA from the exons ATGAGCCAGACTGAAGTGAAAACCAGACCACCTCTTGTCCCATTAGGGACTTTGCTTGGACGTGAGTTGAGGAACGACGGTGTAGAGAAACCTGGAATTAAGTATGGGCAGGCTGCTATGGCAAAGAAAGGCGAAGATTATTTTCTAATTGAGCTCAATTGTGAGAGGATTTTAGAGAATGCGTCGATGCCCTTCTCGGTTTTTGCG ATTTTTGATGGGCATAATGGTATATCTGCTGCCATATATACGAAGGAGAATTTGCTCAACAATATATTGAGTGCCATCCCTCAAGGAACAAGTAGAGAAGAGTGGCTTCAAGCTCTTCCGCAGGCATTAGTTGCTGGATTCGTGAAGACTGACATTGAGTTTCAGCAAAAAG GGGAGACATCTGGTACAACTGTTACATTTGTCGTGATTGACGGGTTGACTGTGACCGTTGCATCTGTTGGAGATTCTAGATGCATATTGGATGCAAAAGGTGGTGTAGTTGTATTGACAGTTGACCATAGGCTGGAAGAGAACGTAGAAGAGAGGGAGCGTGTCACTGCAAGCGGAGGGGAAGTAGGCCGACTGAATGTTTTTGGCGGGAATGAG GTTGGTCCTCTCCGCTGCTGGCCTGGTGGATTGTGTCTTTCAAGGTCAATAGGTGACACAGATGTTGGGGAGTTTATTGTCCCAGTACCTCATGTTAAACAAGTGAAG CTTCCAAATGTCGGGGGAAGACTTATAATCGCTTCTGATGGCATTTGGGATGCCCTGTCATCTGATAGGGCTGCCCAAGCTTGCCGGGGATTACCTGCGGAACTTTCTGCAAAGCTGGTTGTTAAG GAGGCTCTCAGGTCAAGAGGCCTGAAAGATGACACCACCTGCCTGGTTGTTGATATTCTGTCTTATGATCATCCTGTTCTACCTCCAGTAGTTAGAAAAAAACAAAGTCCTATTACTTCATTTATTTTAGGGAAAAAATCCCAGAGCGCAACGAAGAAAGGAGCAAACAATCTTTTAGCTGTTGGTGTAGTAGAGGAGTTGTTTGAAGAGGGGTCTGCAATGTTGGCAGAGAG GCTAAATAAGGACTCTTGTTTGGACCCAAACTCTGGGCTTGCTAGATGTGCAATATGCCAAGTGGATCAGCCACTAATTGACTATCAGTCTGACAACTCTGAACCTATTTTGTCGTCTGCAGCGAAGCCTTTGGAAGGCCCTATATTGTGTCCTATATGTCTAAAAAAGAAAGAGGCCATGGAAGGAAAACAGTCAACCAGACAGACACGGACtg